In the Necator americanus strain Aroian chromosome X, whole genome shotgun sequence genome, cagcctccgcgacaacctatccttagggGAAACGGCTGGCAACGGCTATCGTTAATTGGGCTGCGCTGCAGTCaatagcgtcagcagagcattgcgctgcgttcgccttccgccccgcccatcacatcgtccatcttcgACCCTTATTgtctaatgaggtgcgaaacatgcctcgcaggagcATGCTATCTCTGGTATTACTCCTGTACGGACTATCGATCACTTAGAATAGAGATACATCGAAATATTGCACTCGAAatgccagaaatagaaaataatagtgtcttttgtgtaaaacaaacaaatcgaagtTTTTACAAACTAATGcagtattaaataaatacaatgcaCTAATGCATTAAATactctgtataaatacaaatatatggTTATATCTTCTATAAAGTTTTTCCAACCACAAATagggggcggtcgttaggtacccacaCCTGCCGCGACAGCCGATCATTAGGAaaaacgactggcaacggcgatcgttaattgcgctgcgcagcgTTTGCTTCAagccccgcccatcacatccttCATCAGGGAccctcatcgtctaatgaggtgcgaagCATGCCTCGCAGGAGCACGCTATCTCTGCTATTGCCTCCGTATggagtatcgatcgtttaCGTATAAGAATATAGGAAATAATGGTTTTATTtgcgtaaagcaaaaaaaaaagatcgaaatttcacaaactACTGCAGTATCTTAGAAGGATTTAATAGTctgtataaatataaatctacatctatatcttctatacagttttttcaatcacacatCTACATCTTTAAAAAACCAGATTCTCGGTTCTAcagtttttaacttttattttggaacgttttcaattttcagctagctatgtttgcatttgctttacaaatacaaatttaaaaaaaaatacaactttaCAAATTTCCTACGTTGTggcctttttgttctttgaaccttagcagaaggcaactctatcacgtaattgcaatacaaacattgCTCATGACCTCATtgatgtggtgatggatgaACGGCTTAGTGATCAAAGCTAGCccaagatatgcctgctctagcctaccgacagcctcttctgcaggcagttatccggctgcagataatcggccGCGGGTatctaacgatacgcacccatCACAAATCTACGTCTTCCAACGATCAGGTTCTTGTTTTTACACTTTTAGCATTTAttttagaacattttcagcttcatttatgttttcagatgttattgttttattcttgtaaaaaaattttctacgtttttacTCCACTTTTAGcatcttcattttctacgtttttttttctacgttgctaacttttattttggaacgttttcagctCCATGTATGTCTTCTgatgttattttgttttttgtataaATCATCTAcgttttcgcttcatttttagcaatttcattttctacgttggTACGTTgctgccatttttttctttgaacagtCCCAGAAGTCAACTCTATTACGTTATTGCAATACGAACACGGCACTTGACCTCTGAGACGTAGTgaatgggcgtggcttagtggTCACAGCTAACCTACGATATGCCTGCTGTTAGAAATCAAATTGTCGCAAATGTGGCAGAATGCACAAGCTTTTGCATTTTCAGTTCAAGAAAGACAAGAAGACAAGGTATAACGGCGGTGACGAGTGTGCAATCAAAGCGCCTCCAACAgttacaaaaaatagaaaacagttACATGAAATAACACTACTACTCGGAATCAATACGGTAACGCCCGCAATAATGGTAATGTCCGCTGCAATTAACAGACAAATCCTCACGCTGCTAATCACGGAAATAACCACACAGTTGAAGGTTTCcagtgagaaaagaaaagagcaggTAGTCATGATGGCTGCCAAAGGAAATGTCTGAAATAATAACATTAGACAGTTCGATAAATAGAGAGCAGACCGCGAAAAAATTTTGTCTTCCAATTCAGAAAACTGAAATCTGCTCAATGTCAGATATAGGGAGAGAAGTATAGTCAGAGATATCGAAAAATACCAAACGAACCCCCTCAAAATCAGCAATTAATTTGGCAAGGCGATCCATTTGACGATTCAAACCAAGTCAGTTATCATTTACGGTTTCTCTTCTATGCGTCTCAATGATGCAGATAAACAGTACCTAGAAGACAATGGAATTTCCATAAATATCCCGGGAGTTCGCGGTGAACATCAGAATCCGCAAATATTAGTCGGTTTAGATAGCTATTACGACCTCATAAATACAGTTGACACTACAACTTTGCCATCTGGACTACGCTTTGCGCATACGATATTCGGACCAACTGTACAGGAGAAAAGGTCAATGAAGTCGCAACGAAAAGCAACAACGCTAACACATTCCCTCAGCCTCcttcaaaaagagaatgaaTAAGAGATCTAACAAAAGTTAGTCAAACTGGATGGCTAGAAATATCATTAGAAGAATTTGCTAACTACGAAAACACGTTCGAGTACTTCAAAACCTATTCGAAGTCATTGTCGTTTGAAAACGGCGGTTTAGCCGTACCCTTTCCTTCGAAAGATTATGTCGTCGAACTAGCTGATAATTACGGAGTAGCATACCGTCGGTTGATCTTGTTACAGAAGCAACTATCTAGTAATGGTAGGCAAAGTGAGTGgtacaacaaaataatgaacgaTTATATTCAAAATAGAGCGGTCGAAATAGTCCACGGACAAAACCGAAATTCGGTTGGCATGGagtattagggtgttcggaaagtatctgccgaaaatttcgcagtaacGCAGATTTTTcaagatgttctggaagttcccgttttaaatatattatataaggacactaccgcttgtgtacacatatctggctccctcttccttgcctatttcatcctataatggccgaatattccacccatattcgacacgtactcctttacgagttcgaatctggccaccccgctgctgaagcccatcgaaacttaagtcaagtattcggcactaaagccccttctgagcggtctgtgcgcacctggttccagcgcttcaaaccCGGAAataagaaactcgaagatgagcctcgctcagcgactgcaatatcgttcgacgaactgaagaatctggcggagcagcatccatatgaaggtgtgcggtattttgctgccagtcttggctgttcgctgtccaccgtgagcaatggactgcgatctctcggaatggtgtcagtggctcccacatgcattgaccgacggcaaccgccaaaaACGCCTgtacatctgcactcagctgctctccagaaaccgcagattcgactggctggacgccattgtcactggagatgaaaaatgggtcctctacgtcaaccacgCCCACAAAtgtgcgtggtgcgctggcgatgaaataccggatcctttcgtgaaatttgaaatccatgagaagaaggtcatgctgagcgtctggtggggagttcatggaatctaccgtttcgaactgctgccggacaacatgACAGATACTGCCGAGGTCtgctgcgctcaactgcaaagactggccgacgagatccgcaaggagcacccgaagctcggcATCGTTcacctgctgcacgataacgcgcgccctcacatcgcgaagaagacttcccagaaagttctggagctcggatgaGAAATTCTGCTGCACCCACCTTACAGCCCGGACCTGACCCCaagcgactaccacctcttccgatcgcttcagtatcacctggaagagaagcgctacgatgatcgtgaccacttcgaaaatgaccttcgggcttccttcgcctccaagtcgccggagttctactccaaaggaatccgtgatcttgtgagacgttggcagaaggttgtcgatgttgatggagattatgtcgtcgaataataaaatgttgttaaaaagttgtgttgttttgaaattttgccgtatttcggcagatactttccgaacaccctaatacatGCACATTCCGGATAGTGCTTGGTATTTCCTCTAAGAGAGTCGGACAGCTCCCGCTGAATGTTGTGATCTGCACGGTAGAATCCTTCGGGAACAAAATTCATGATGTTCTAGTCGCAAGTAGAACCagtaaaatcatttttctgtgCGATTCCGAAGCGGCTTTCACGCAAATCAGATTAGTGGAAGATCATAAAGATCTGTGTCGCTTTCTATAGTTGAAACACATAAATAGGCCTCGGAATCAAGATAACGtatcaaaacaacaacacaaatcCAACCGTTTTCCCTCTGGGAGCACGTCTGCAACAGGTACTCCGAACATGGTTATTTTGGCGTATTTAACCATGAGAGTACTCTGCTTTCACTGGAGATTACGAAACACATTTATGTGAACAGCATTCTCAACAGCATGTGTCGACATAAAAGATGAAGCATCACAAAAATATGCTGCGTCGAAGAAGATTTTCAGTGAAATGGGTATGAATTTGCGAGAATATATTTCTGCCTCAACATAAGTAAACGGAGTTATTCCAGAAGAGGTTAGAGTGCCAGCAGGCAACGTAAAACTTCTTGGCGTCAAATATTACACCACTTCAAACGAAGTTGTGATGGAAATAACAATTTCACACAAAGAACAATTAACAAAACATGATACTTTAAGCCAAATAAATTCGATTTATGATCCTATAGGCCTTGGAAGCCCACTGATCATCAAGCTTAAGTCTCTAATGAGAGGAATGTATGATACGGAGATAGAATGGAAACAATACGTTCCGCAAGAACTCTGTATCGAATGGAATTCTGTGATACAAGAGATAAACAATGGGTGTATAAGAGTCTGTCAACCTTTCCTACGTTCTCTTACGATGGCGTTTTGTGACACCGGCAAAATGGAAATATCAACATGCGCATAGCTGAAGCGTGAGAACACTAATGAAGTCAGTTCACTGATTAGTTGAAAGAGCAAGCTAACACTAAAAAGGATCCGGCGGGCTATCCCACTTGGAATTGTTGGCTTTTTCTGGGTGAGAAGACCCAGGCAAACGTGTCAGCAAAACCATCACGCTCAATTATATAATTAGCTCGTTTCTCTCGCTAAAAAGAGGTTTTCGAACATTTTCAGGTGTTGGAAAATTACTGTTGTGCTGGGTGAAAATGTATAATTATACCAGGTCAACAACGATTACGCTCTATGTACTCTCTGCCTATACAACTGCAGATACCATTACTGTGGACGATATGGACATCTTTGAGAGACTCAGTCTAAGAGCTATACACGAAAACATTAATGCgcaaagttgcaaaaaaagatttccaaatcaaaaaattgtcAGAGGCGAAAAAGGTGCCGTTCAATACCAGTTACGCATTCAAGACGTCAGTCCAGCATGTGATGCAAAAATGCCTATTTTCATTCTAAATTACTCGGAACTAGTCAAGCTAATAATTGGTTACCTATATTATGAAAACACACACTGCGATAAGGAGCAGGCATACCATTAGCACTGAAAAGACAGCGTTTCTGGACACCATGGCCATCTAGAGTCATTAAGAAATATTTACACACTTGCATTACGTGTAAAAATGTCACGAATTGCCATATGGAGCACCGGAGATGCCACCATTACCAACAGATCAGGTAATAATAACCAAACCTTTTGCAAAGTATTTGTTGGATGCGACTATATGGAACCATTTGAGTCAGACAGAAAATTGCACAAAGTTATGTTTTCGTAAAGTTTTTTTGTACACATGTCTTACTACCAGGGCTCTCCATCTTGAATTGGTCGAGAATTTGTCAACTGGTGCATTTTTAAGCAGCTTTATCCGTCTTACATCTCGAAGAGGTCCCAAACCTTATCCGAACTGATTGCCAAATGAATTCTAAGCTAGGAGCAAAAGTGGTGATCAGTGTTTGAAAATCTGTTcttgaaaaatgaggaaaatggtAATTCTGTGATGAGCTGCAGTGCCTCATATGGCATAAAGTGGATTTTCACGCCTCACCATGGATGGGAGATGCATTTGAAAGAATGGTCGGCTCCGTGAAGCGATGTTTTCAAAGACGCATCGTGCGTGAAAAATTATCATTTGAACAAGTTACTACGGTAATATCAATTAAGCGATATTTAACGCTTGTCGTTGACAAAAGTGTGTGCGTGAGTTGTATAGCTCACGATAATTTGGGATTTtatacctaaaaaaaaagaaacggtaGTTCAGTGGTAATGTTTATCAAAAAGAAGCAATGGAACTATAATTGCCGGCCTGCTCTGACTGGTGCAAAAACAACATTACATACAAGCGCGCCGCCTCCTTGACATATGGTTGCCAAGGAAGGGACAGTATGACAACAAACATTTCGGATCATCAATTGTCGTGTTCCGAGATCGGAGCAAAAAGTAAGTACAACGATTATGATGAAATACCGATAAGACCTATTAATTTCCCACAATCAAGTCTAAACTACTCTATTCCAAGCACACATTTACAGTGCGGTAACAGCAATACGTCATATTTTCAGGAGTTGCTTCAGACGGATGCGCAAGCCCATAAAGCGTaaaagttttcgaaaaagatCGTCACAATATTTTGGGAGCGATGAAACAAAGAATATCtcacatttttgagaaatatccAAAGAGTGCTGCTAAAACAACCACGGCATGTGACGAATACACCGCAAATTGGAGAAATCGTACTTGTTGAGCAAGAATTTCTACAATTTGCGGTAATCGGTAATCGGGTAACTGGACGTACGCCAAAGCACTTCAGACAATACCAAGTCAGGATGGTCATGTAATATCAGCGAAACTCCTTACGCCAAACAAAAGAGTTATCCAAGGGCCATTCAACAAGTTGTATCCCTTAGAAATACGTAGTTCTGTGGGAGACTCACATCTGGAACTCGAAAAAGACTCCACTTCTGAGCGGGAGATACACCAGAAAGAAAGAGTAGATTCAGCAGAATCATCTTCCCGCAGAACTCGTCCAACTAGACAATCGAAAACACATGCCTTAAAAGTCATccaagaatttgaaagaagcCTTGACCGACCTTCTACTTCTTCAAGTAGACAGATATCCACATATCTGCTGATGGCTATGTTGGCATTATCAACTATATGTCCAGTGACAGCGACAGCACATGAGAACAACTCAATAAAGTGCAACGAAAGAAGAGTAGAAATAGTGCCTCCTTCATCAAGATTTGAGCTTTGCATCAACGCAATGTGCAGAATTATGTCTAACGTATCGAAATCGTATATAtttgaattggaaaaatcatCATTAGATGAAAATAGCACGATTACGTTACGCTCTGAATGGGAGAGCTCAGTGGTCTTCTCGACTATGCAGTGCGAACCACCAGACTTTTGCGAAAAATCGGCCTTGCTGATGAGCAAAGATCTTATAGGTAATCCTCACTGTTGGCCACTTGGAGCCATAATCACCTTAACAGTGTTAGTTTACCTTTCGATCAATAGCATCATGTTGATTATATGGTTAATTAAATGCACACGAAATGCAAAACGGAAAGGAACTCCGAATTCCACAtccgaagaagaaacaatTCCAATGAGAACATTCAATCCACATCCGATCAATATACCGTCCGCCTTGTTGATTTGTGTCGCACTCTTGGCACTAGCAAGCAAGGTAATTACTTGCCAGCATGGATATATGAGGCATAGTGTAGAGGTAGTCTGCGAAAATCGCGGAAACTGCACTTATAATTACAACGAGGAAGTTCTATTCAATAGAATCAACTCCAATC is a window encoding:
- a CDS encoding hypothetical protein (NECATOR_CHRX.G22615.T1), with translation MAEYSTHIRHVLLYEFESGHPAAEAHRNLSQVFGTKAPSERSVRTWFQRFKPGNKKLEDEPRSATAISFDELKNLAEQHPYEGVRYFAASLGCSLSTVSNGLRSLGMVSVAPTCIDRRQPPKTPVHLHSAALQKPQIRLAGRHCHWR
- a CDS encoding hypothetical protein (NECATOR_CHRX.G22616.T1) → MDCDLSEWCQWLPHALTDGNRQKRLYICTQLLSRNRRFDWLDAIVTGDEKWVLYVNHAHKCAWCAGDEIPDPFVKFEIHEKKVMLSVWWGVHGIYRFELLPDNMTDTAEVCCAQLQRLADEIRKEHPKLGIVHLLHDNARPHIAKKTSQKVLELG
- a CDS encoding hypothetical protein (NECATOR_CHRX.G22617.T1); the protein is MAMLALSTICPVTATAHENNSIKCNERRVEIVPPSSRFELCINAMCRIMSNVSKSYIFELEKSSLDENSTITLRSEWESSVVFSTMQCEPPDFCEKSALLMSKDLIGNPHCWPLGAIITLTVLVYLSINSIMLIIWLIKCTRNAKRKGTPNSTSEEETIPMRTFNPHPINIPSALLICVALLALASKVITCQHGYMRHSVEVVCENRGNCTYNYNEEVLFNRINSNPCIQLNHANKTIGLIKIRSRPMKLSCSKVSLFFTRETKLKIYHTTRCSQMDSCTQSKCSRIRLDEVIPEFKRSSPYPGYSICGSTCGGIACGCFLPFPACTFLRIAHVPKKTQTVFEVVSCMEWQPVIQIDVDFMLYNKGKLKSFSLQPYVTQKYDELSLTVISLQKPHSPLMDKRFAVTPMEAMMLPDHYQLPVECESEASALDALVN